The following DNA comes from Bacillota bacterium.
ATAAGAAGGTGGAAGTTGATAATAATGATAAAAAATGATACATTTTCAGCGTTATTGACGTTAATGATGATATTATGATAATATCAAAATGTAGATGTTAATATGATAATATTAATATTATTATAATCATATTTAATGTTGGTATAATAACTAATAAAATGATAAAAAAATAATAAGTTAACAAAAGAGAGAGCGGGAATATGTTTTCGCTGCCGGTAGAAGTAATGTGGGTATCGAAGTGCAAGTATGATAATATAATACTTGATAAACATACACATAAGTTTTACCATATGTTTTTTATAAGAAATGGTGAGGGGAGTATTTTTGTTGACGGGAAAGACTATACCGTCAGTAAAAACGATGTATATTTTTGCCATCCTGAAATAGTACATGGGCTTATGGCTCAAAGTGCTTCTCCCTTAAATACAATAGAAGTAAAGTTTACTGTAATAGATACAGAATTATCGAAGTTGCTGGAAACTCTCCAACATAAGATTGAATGTAAATACCAAAGTTTTCCCTTCAGACTGGAAGAGTTGGTAATGGAAGCGTTACATAAACCCAGGTTTTATAAGGAAATTGTTAATACCGGTTTTACAAGGATTTTGTTTGAACTTGTAA
Coding sequences within:
- a CDS encoding helix-turn-helix transcriptional regulator, translated to MFSLPVEVMWVSKCKYDNIILDKHTHKFYHMFFIRNGEGSIFVDGKDYTVSKNDVYFCHPEIVHGLMAQSASPLNTIEVKFTVIDTELSKLLETLQHKIECKYQSFPFRLEELVMEALHKPRFYKEIVNTGFTRILFELVRNDENFFTNHINEISETVKGTIKDKEGNCFNLLKIIDYINENYHEKITLKKLSDIGAVSLAHLNKLFRKNFNVSPMQYINNLRILKAKELMMYSDFNITQISELVGFQSIHYFSRCFKEKEKVTPNEFRKDVKDNIYIYL